One Candidatus Methylacidithermus pantelleriae genomic window carries:
- a CDS encoding site-2 protease family protein, translating into MKGAWKIGEVLGIGIYVHFTFLLLVTWVAVSQYAVAGNLSAVWEALLFLFCLFTIIVLHELGHALAAKRFGIRTRDIVLLPIGGVARLERMPDNPWQELVVALAGPAVNVILALILYLFLSHYDPNWQLGHWSPVRGTFAGRLFGVNVVLALFNLLPAFPMDGGRVLRALLATQMDYVRATHWAAWVGQAMAILFGLAGLFTPNPMLLFIALFVWIGAAQEASMVELRWALGGIPVWRVMITEFHTLHPEDPLSKAGQYILAGYQHDFPVVDNGKVVGILTHTALLSGLSRLGETATVKEVMEQTFDTAEANEMVQMVFERLDPGSAPCIPVLRRGELVGLLTKENLGEFLLIQSALRKERA; encoded by the coding sequence ATGAAGGGGGCTTGGAAAATCGGCGAGGTTTTGGGGATCGGGATTTATGTCCACTTTACTTTCCTGCTTCTGGTCACCTGGGTCGCGGTTTCTCAGTATGCCGTCGCGGGGAACCTGAGCGCGGTATGGGAAGCGCTCCTTTTCCTTTTTTGTCTTTTCACGATCATTGTCCTCCATGAGCTAGGTCATGCCTTGGCGGCCAAGCGTTTTGGCATCCGGACCCGGGATATCGTCCTTTTGCCGATTGGCGGTGTGGCTCGTTTGGAACGGATGCCGGACAATCCGTGGCAGGAGTTGGTGGTAGCGTTGGCAGGGCCGGCCGTTAACGTCATCCTGGCGTTGATCCTGTATCTGTTTCTTTCCCACTACGATCCCAATTGGCAGCTCGGGCACTGGAGCCCTGTTCGGGGCACCTTTGCCGGACGCTTGTTCGGTGTCAACGTTGTGCTGGCACTCTTTAACCTTTTGCCTGCCTTTCCGATGGACGGGGGGAGAGTTCTCCGAGCTCTTTTGGCAACGCAAATGGACTATGTCCGGGCTACGCATTGGGCGGCCTGGGTGGGGCAGGCCATGGCCATTCTTTTCGGTTTGGCTGGGCTTTTTACACCCAATCCCATGCTTCTATTTATCGCACTCTTCGTGTGGATTGGAGCGGCCCAGGAAGCCAGCATGGTAGAGCTTCGATGGGCGCTGGGTGGAATTCCGGTTTGGAGAGTCATGATCACAGAGTTCCACACGCTTCACCCGGAAGATCCCTTGAGCAAGGCGGGGCAGTACATTCTGGCTGGGTATCAGCACGATTTTCCTGTCGTAGACAACGGCAAAGTGGTTGGAATTCTTACGCACACGGCTCTTTTGTCCGGATTGTCCCGGTTGGGGGAGACAGCAACAGTGAAAGAGGTGATGGAACAAACCTTTGATACCGCGGAAGCAAACGAGATGGTTCAAATGGTTTTTGAGCGCCTGGACCCGGGCAGTGCACCTTGTATACCAGTTCTCCGTCGTGGGGAGCTAGTGGGTCTTCTCACGAAGGAAAATCTTGGGGAGTTTCTCCTTATTCAATCAGCTCTTCGTAAGGAAAGAGCTTAG
- a CDS encoding DegQ family serine endoprotease produces MSVLLSCGLVFLFSPASQAAFWPLGKAERSESKLPNILVDNQPINRSTTGLLTSFAPVVKKVVPSVVKIFTTQKIRVPEGWGFPFFNDPFFRRFFGLPDEDNQGSNPRRVPRAPQQRRAGGLGSGVIVTADGYILTNNHVVDVADEIKVMLGNDKKEFTAKVVGKDPLADIALIKIPARDLPPITFTDSDKAEVGDIVLAVGNPFDLTQTVTMGIISAVGRKDVGIEEYEDFIQTDAAINPGNSGGALVDILGRLVGINTAIVSPGRPGNLGIGFAVPSNMARYAMEQLLAHGRVIRGFLGVSISEVTPELATAFKLPQPTGALVEQVNPDSPAEKAGIKPGDVILEFNGNKVNDPRDLRLAVSQTQPGTRVTLKIWRDGHERVLEATLKERETPEASSGGSGGEQQPASDFIPGVEIADLTPLLRQQFGIPPSLQGVLVTNVEPDSPAAGPGRDSLRPGDVIVEVARRPVRSVREVLTVAKQVQEDRLLLRVWTRNIMHYVVIKRTSEP; encoded by the coding sequence GTGAGTGTACTCTTAAGCTGTGGGTTGGTTTTTCTTTTCTCCCCTGCTTCCCAAGCCGCTTTCTGGCCTCTGGGCAAAGCGGAACGATCCGAGTCGAAACTTCCCAACATTCTGGTGGATAACCAGCCAATCAACCGGTCGACTACAGGTCTTCTGACAAGCTTTGCGCCTGTAGTAAAGAAGGTAGTGCCCAGTGTCGTCAAAATCTTCACGACCCAGAAGATTCGTGTTCCCGAAGGCTGGGGGTTCCCGTTTTTCAATGACCCGTTCTTTCGGCGGTTTTTCGGTTTGCCAGATGAAGACAACCAGGGGTCCAATCCGCGGCGGGTTCCCCGGGCTCCCCAGCAACGACGTGCCGGAGGGCTTGGCTCAGGGGTGATTGTGACAGCCGATGGCTATATCCTGACCAATAACCATGTGGTCGATGTTGCTGATGAAATTAAGGTGATGCTCGGGAATGACAAAAAGGAATTTACCGCCAAAGTTGTGGGCAAGGATCCATTGGCGGACATCGCGCTCATCAAGATCCCGGCTCGCGATCTTCCTCCGATCACCTTTACCGATAGCGACAAAGCCGAGGTGGGGGATATCGTGCTTGCTGTGGGGAATCCTTTCGATCTCACCCAGACGGTCACCATGGGGATCATTAGCGCCGTGGGTCGAAAGGACGTGGGAATCGAGGAATACGAAGATTTCATCCAGACAGATGCTGCGATTAACCCAGGCAACTCGGGAGGGGCACTTGTGGATATCCTTGGACGGCTGGTAGGAATCAATACGGCCATTGTGAGCCCAGGACGTCCTGGAAACCTTGGGATTGGCTTTGCAGTACCCTCCAACATGGCCCGCTATGCCATGGAACAGCTTCTTGCGCATGGGCGGGTCATTCGAGGATTTTTGGGAGTAAGCATCTCGGAAGTGACCCCGGAACTGGCGACGGCTTTCAAGCTCCCCCAACCGACGGGGGCTTTGGTCGAACAGGTCAATCCTGACAGCCCGGCCGAAAAAGCAGGGATCAAACCAGGGGACGTGATTTTGGAGTTCAATGGCAACAAGGTGAATGATCCGAGAGATCTTCGGTTAGCCGTCTCCCAAACGCAGCCTGGTACCCGTGTCACGCTCAAAATCTGGAGGGATGGTCACGAAAGAGTCCTAGAGGCCACTTTGAAAGAGCGGGAAACCCCCGAAGCTTCCTCTGGCGGATCTGGAGGTGAACAGCAACCTGCGTCGGATTTTATTCCGGGAGTGGAGATTGCCGATTTAACCCCGCTTTTACGCCAGCAGTTTGGAATCCCTCCGAGCCTTCAGGGAGTCCTCGTGACCAATGTGGAGCCTGACTCCCCCGCGGCAGGACCAGGAAGGGATAGCCTTCGTCCTGGAGATGTCATCGTAGAGGTCGCCCGCAGGCCGGTGCGGAGCGTGCGCGAGGTTTTGACCGTCGCCAAACAGGTGCAAGAGGATCGCCTCCTATTGCGCGTCTGGACGCGAAATATCATGCACTATGTAGTCATCAAGCGGACCAGCGAACCGTAG
- a CDS encoding NYN domain-containing protein: MDGHSVIFAWPELHKLHRNDPGKARDVLVRRLEELSDASFWKVTVVFDGRSSSRSSFVPREGVEVWYTRGQESADSLIEAMVAQAPAPTELVVVTADQGERCLVEGLGAFCVSPDWLRMEWESSRQALEQRLQQVHRRARW, translated from the coding sequence GTGGACGGTCACAGTGTCATCTTTGCCTGGCCCGAGTTACATAAGCTTCACAGGAATGACCCGGGAAAGGCTCGGGACGTTCTTGTCCGGAGGCTAGAGGAGCTTTCCGACGCTAGCTTTTGGAAGGTGACCGTCGTTTTTGATGGCCGCAGCTCCTCTCGTTCCTCGTTTGTTCCGAGGGAAGGGGTGGAAGTGTGGTACACCCGTGGGCAGGAGTCAGCGGATAGCTTGATCGAAGCTATGGTAGCACAAGCTCCCGCTCCTACCGAACTTGTGGTCGTCACGGCCGATCAGGGAGAGCGCTGCCTTGTAGAAGGGTTGGGGGCGTTTTGTGTTTCACCCGACTGGCTTCGAATGGAGTGGGAAAGCAGCCGCCAGGCATTGGAACAGAGGTTACAGCAGGTCCATCGGCGGGCGCGGTGGTAG
- the trpS gene encoding tryptophan--tRNA ligase — MRILSGIQPSGSLHLGNYFGMMQRAISWQEKGEAIYFIADYHALTSLQDPSSLRRNVLEVARAFLACGLDPDRATLFRQSDVPWVVELAWLLSCCTPVGLLERCHSYKDKIARGLPASHALFSYPVLMAADILLYQAEMVPVGKDQKQHLEITRDIAAKFNQRFGPVFRIPEPDIQPDVAVVPGIDGQKMSKSYGNTVEIFADPEEITTRVMAIKTDSTPVEAPKPVEGSILASLYKLVSSPEEYQEWVASMRRGGIGYATYKKELAAKILGYFAPIRERYRQLGEKPSYVEEVLAQGAERARKLARPTLEMARRAAGLD, encoded by the coding sequence ATGCGGATTCTTTCAGGTATTCAACCCTCTGGGTCCTTGCATCTGGGCAACTACTTCGGCATGATGCAACGGGCGATTAGCTGGCAGGAAAAGGGCGAAGCCATTTACTTTATTGCCGACTACCATGCTTTAACCTCCCTCCAGGATCCTTCCTCCTTGAGGCGGAACGTCCTGGAGGTAGCGCGGGCCTTTCTTGCTTGCGGGCTGGATCCCGACCGGGCAACTCTTTTCCGGCAAAGCGACGTACCTTGGGTTGTGGAACTGGCATGGCTTCTCTCTTGCTGTACACCCGTGGGACTTTTGGAAAGGTGCCATAGCTATAAGGACAAAATCGCGAGGGGTCTCCCGGCATCCCACGCGTTATTCTCGTACCCGGTATTAATGGCCGCTGACATCCTTCTTTACCAAGCGGAAATGGTGCCCGTCGGCAAAGATCAGAAACAACACCTGGAAATCACTCGAGATATAGCCGCGAAGTTTAACCAGCGTTTTGGACCGGTCTTCCGCATTCCGGAGCCGGATATTCAACCTGATGTGGCCGTTGTTCCCGGTATTGACGGGCAAAAAATGTCTAAGAGCTATGGTAATACCGTAGAGATCTTCGCAGATCCTGAGGAAATCACTACGCGGGTGATGGCCATTAAAACCGACTCCACTCCGGTAGAAGCGCCCAAACCCGTGGAGGGATCCATTTTAGCTTCTCTCTACAAGCTTGTTAGCTCCCCCGAGGAATACCAGGAGTGGGTGGCGAGCATGCGTCGAGGAGGCATTGGGTATGCTACCTATAAAAAGGAACTGGCTGCCAAGATTCTTGGCTACTTTGCGCCGATACGAGAGCGCTACCGTCAGCTAGGTGAGAAACCAAGCTATGTTGAAGAAGTCCTGGCCCAGGGTGCGGAACGAGCTCGAAAACTGGCGCGTCCTACCCTGGAGATGGCACGCCGTGCTGCCGGTCTTGACTAG
- the scpB gene encoding SMC-Scp complex subunit ScpB, translated as MPSLKAILEALIFASPEPVTARRMLAIVKNVPGVSEDPDSLTEQTIEEAVEELRADYGSRHCGIVLDRAAGGYRFYTHPEVAPWLRELRGEESFPKLSPAALETLALIAYAQPVSRSQIEAVRGVAVDSVLSGLLEKGLIQVVGRSPSLGKPLLYGTTTRFLEWFGLQRLEELPDRQELREVLLRILQEDAG; from the coding sequence ATGCCCAGTCTAAAAGCGATCCTGGAGGCGCTTATTTTTGCTTCTCCTGAGCCCGTAACAGCTCGTCGGATGCTGGCGATCGTCAAGAATGTGCCCGGAGTCTCGGAAGACCCCGACTCCCTCACAGAGCAAACAATCGAAGAAGCAGTGGAAGAATTGCGGGCTGATTATGGGAGTCGTCACTGTGGGATTGTTCTGGACCGCGCGGCGGGGGGCTATCGCTTTTACACCCATCCGGAAGTGGCTCCCTGGCTGCGGGAACTGCGGGGGGAGGAGAGCTTTCCTAAGCTTTCTCCGGCCGCATTAGAAACGCTTGCTCTCATTGCCTATGCTCAACCGGTGAGCCGATCCCAAATCGAGGCAGTTCGAGGTGTTGCAGTTGACAGTGTTCTATCTGGGCTTTTAGAAAAGGGACTGATTCAGGTTGTGGGCCGGTCCCCCTCCCTGGGCAAGCCTCTGTTGTATGGCACAACCACCCGTTTTCTTGAGTGGTTTGGACTCCAGCGCTTGGAGGAGCTTCCCGACAGGCAGGAATTACGTGAGGTTTTGCTTAGGATCCTCCAAGAGGATGCGGGTTAA
- a CDS encoding chorismate mutase — protein MDLNDVREEIDRVDRLLVRLLNRRVQLADKIGRVKREEKVNIFDPSREGSLWGKLDSYNRGPLSGTALCAIYREILSECRARQGGVTVGWVGSHDRGSWIAAVLRFGVRAMFGPAEDLVSLLEGILQGRWAAGVVKVNQVVRALRRRLSPWPLGQGVSVYEELRLPMGKKKAECFWVLSGGQSRCGRRLLLWCKEKEGKELLGELNRLFFEENVRCLWKQKMELARAWLYETEFSEDVDFVWGVGKDLSGFLTKVERGSVHWLGTYSCYELLSAPVVEENTEPTP, from the coding sequence ATGGATCTTAATGACGTGCGTGAAGAGATCGATCGGGTGGACCGCCTTTTGGTCCGGTTGCTCAATCGGCGCGTCCAGCTGGCGGATAAAATTGGTCGTGTCAAAAGAGAGGAAAAGGTCAATATTTTTGATCCTTCTCGAGAAGGATCTCTCTGGGGAAAATTAGATAGCTACAATCGAGGTCCCCTCTCGGGGACTGCGCTATGTGCCATTTACCGCGAGATCCTCTCGGAATGCCGCGCCCGGCAAGGAGGAGTTACCGTTGGCTGGGTAGGATCGCACGATCGGGGAAGTTGGATTGCGGCAGTTTTGCGTTTCGGTGTTCGAGCAATGTTCGGTCCAGCCGAGGATTTGGTATCCCTCCTAGAAGGGATCTTGCAGGGCCGGTGGGCCGCTGGTGTTGTCAAGGTGAACCAAGTGGTCCGGGCCCTTCGGCGCCGTCTTTCACCTTGGCCATTAGGCCAGGGTGTCTCGGTATATGAAGAGCTCCGGCTACCCATGGGAAAGAAAAAGGCGGAGTGTTTCTGGGTGCTCTCAGGGGGCCAAAGCCGCTGCGGAAGAAGGCTACTTTTATGGTGCAAGGAAAAAGAAGGGAAAGAACTCCTTGGGGAGCTCAACCGGCTCTTTTTTGAGGAAAACGTCCGGTGCCTTTGGAAACAAAAGATGGAGCTCGCCCGCGCCTGGCTTTACGAAACAGAATTTTCGGAGGATGTCGATTTCGTTTGGGGGGTTGGGAAGGATTTGTCGGGTTTTCTTACCAAGGTTGAGCGGGGTTCCGTGCACTGGCTGGGGACCTACTCTTGCTATGAGCTTTTGTCTGCACCGGTTGTGGAAGAAAACACGGAACCAACTCCGTAA
- a CDS encoding coiled-coil domain-containing protein codes for MSSGFDSESSYLRYLRQKELERTNRRTSVSAPGQAPGDSEKSASKPSLPPPPTGGPRFPGGKGKGGQGDEEGKRVRSTFGLRQLIGAAAVFLSSWLIYLSLRQSQVEIVWQWDQLPSPTKVYLVGDFTGDLRALRQEYRLAEEPFEQEIRVKKESLRRVESDLAGLEERIGLLRNEKGTVEKELKHLVEENEKKSQEIWERKGLTLERKRKQKLLALEQLIESRAQSLHLSLKLRADAPKDPEVWVNAFRLALYDAPRDIPVGKERKWAEALLEDWHRSEEEYQKEKASVGKELERLRVAIRERAASYLARLRELDRRIHEAEEEKKPIETERQAGTVALDASKGRKDSIQDNYALTIRNIPKRYVVGELSRGADGRYHWIGWDQDPKSAIRHWYLWACTEKDREQYWSLVQLPLERFTKVVLVLRPESFVRVRDLLQ; via the coding sequence ATGAGCTCGGGATTTGATTCTGAGTCCTCCTACTTGCGTTATCTCCGACAGAAGGAGTTAGAGAGAACCAATCGAAGGACAAGTGTTTCTGCCCCCGGCCAAGCTCCTGGCGATTCGGAGAAAAGCGCCAGCAAACCCTCCCTCCCCCCGCCTCCCACAGGTGGACCCCGTTTTCCGGGAGGCAAGGGAAAGGGCGGTCAGGGGGACGAGGAGGGGAAGCGTGTCAGATCGACTTTCGGGTTGCGACAACTGATTGGGGCGGCAGCGGTCTTTCTGTCGAGTTGGCTCATCTATTTAAGCCTCCGCCAAAGCCAGGTCGAGATCGTGTGGCAATGGGACCAGTTGCCATCCCCTACCAAGGTATACCTCGTGGGAGACTTCACAGGGGATTTGCGGGCGCTGCGGCAAGAGTACCGGCTGGCGGAGGAACCTTTTGAACAGGAAATACGAGTCAAAAAGGAGTCTCTGCGACGGGTAGAGTCGGATTTGGCGGGGCTAGAGGAAAGGATTGGGCTATTACGAAACGAAAAAGGAACAGTGGAAAAGGAACTCAAGCACCTGGTGGAAGAAAATGAGAAAAAAAGCCAGGAGATTTGGGAAAGAAAAGGACTGACTTTAGAAAGGAAAAGAAAGCAAAAGCTTCTTGCCCTCGAGCAATTGATCGAGTCGCGCGCGCAGTCTCTCCATCTTTCGCTAAAACTCCGGGCCGATGCACCTAAGGATCCCGAGGTCTGGGTGAACGCGTTTCGCCTGGCTCTCTATGATGCCCCCAGAGATATTCCGGTGGGCAAGGAGCGGAAGTGGGCCGAGGCTCTCCTGGAAGACTGGCACCGGTCCGAGGAAGAGTACCAGAAGGAAAAGGCGTCCGTCGGTAAGGAGTTGGAACGGCTCCGCGTTGCGATTCGAGAGCGGGCCGCTAGTTATCTGGCCCGCTTGCGTGAGCTCGACCGGAGAATTCATGAAGCCGAGGAAGAGAAAAAACCGATCGAAACGGAACGGCAAGCCGGCACGGTTGCTTTGGATGCCTCCAAGGGAAGGAAGGATTCGATCCAAGACAATTACGCCCTAACCATCCGGAATATTCCGAAGCGCTATGTGGTGGGAGAACTTTCCCGGGGGGCGGATGGACGTTACCACTGGATCGGATGGGATCAGGATCCGAAAAGTGCGATTCGTCACTGGTACCTCTGGGCTTGCACTGAGAAGGACAGGGAGCAATATTGGTCGTTGGTCCAGCTGCCCTTGGAGCGTTTTACCAAGGTGGTGCTAGTTTTACGGCCGGAGAGTTTTGTCCGGGTGAGGGATCTTCTCCAATAA
- a CDS encoding type I 3-dehydroquinate dehydratase produces the protein MNGKERFQFLRRQKPFLWVGTVRTRAGLAFLDSPWPGLDCVELRLDCLLEDGVSPQELRRSLDRRRYAAILTFRHPDEGGLRVRGIDRSRVLEELIPLAEGLDLELRYAHEQLALVQKAQKEGKWLIFSVHEFTTPLPKDRILDALDTFPTVSPDCAKLAVFVENPRELLWLAEQILSRLPTPWAAMATGPWALFSRALFPALGSCLVYGGLDGPAAPGQPALAIVRNLLEHLSLERLLEKIPHPDKTLRP, from the coding sequence GTGAACGGCAAGGAACGGTTTCAATTCCTCCGTCGTCAGAAGCCCTTCCTTTGGGTTGGCACAGTCCGAACACGGGCCGGACTTGCCTTCCTAGATTCCCCGTGGCCCGGATTAGACTGTGTCGAACTGCGGTTGGATTGTTTGTTGGAGGATGGGGTATCGCCCCAGGAACTACGCCGTTCCCTTGACCGGCGGCGATACGCCGCGATCCTTACCTTTCGCCATCCCGACGAGGGAGGGCTACGGGTGAGGGGAATCGATCGATCCCGTGTATTGGAGGAACTTATCCCCTTGGCTGAGGGGCTTGATCTGGAACTTCGATACGCTCACGAGCAACTGGCCCTGGTCCAGAAAGCCCAAAAGGAAGGGAAGTGGCTCATTTTCTCCGTGCACGAATTTACCACTCCCCTTCCAAAGGATCGGATCCTTGACGCGCTAGACACGTTTCCCACTGTTTCGCCTGACTGCGCCAAGCTCGCTGTTTTTGTGGAAAACCCTAGAGAACTCCTTTGGCTGGCTGAGCAAATTTTGTCCCGGTTACCCACTCCCTGGGCAGCCATGGCGACCGGCCCCTGGGCGCTTTTTTCCCGGGCATTGTTTCCCGCTCTGGGCTCCTGCCTCGTTTATGGGGGGCTAGATGGACCGGCGGCTCCAGGCCAGCCAGCACTTGCGATCGTCCGGAACCTGCTGGAACACCTGTCCTTAGAGCGCTTATTGGAGAAGATCCCTCACCCGGACAAAACTCTCCGGCCGTAA
- a CDS encoding rod shape-determining protein: MTASMEHPVGSDGIDVRVKGRHWAEGVSEIFRGLFSNDIGIDLGTANTLVYVKGKGIVLREPSVVAIHTGTKSVLAVGEEAKRMLGRTPGNITAIRPMKDGVIADFQLAEAMLKAFIAKVQSRWKLRRPRIVIAVPSGITEVERRAVQESAQRAGAREVYLIEEPMAAAIGVGLPIQEPAGNMIVDIGGGTTEVAIIALSGVVYCRSIRVAGDELDEAIMNYMRRAYNLMIGERTAEEIKIRLGSAYPLEKESSMEVRGRDLVAGLPKILTITSQEVREAMAEPVSVIVESVRITLERCPPELSADLVERGIVLAGGGALLRGMDRLLAEETGLPVHVAEDPLSAVAEGTGKILEEFGYLEKIAKGGKRG; encoded by the coding sequence GTGACGGCTTCCATGGAACATCCGGTTGGAAGTGATGGCATCGATGTGAGGGTCAAGGGTCGTCATTGGGCAGAGGGAGTCTCTGAGATCTTTCGAGGCCTTTTCTCAAATGACATAGGGATCGATCTAGGCACGGCCAATACGCTTGTATATGTCAAAGGTAAAGGAATTGTTTTGCGGGAGCCTTCCGTTGTGGCCATCCATACGGGGACAAAATCTGTACTTGCCGTGGGAGAGGAAGCCAAGCGGATGCTCGGACGCACACCGGGTAATATCACCGCGATCCGGCCGATGAAAGACGGGGTGATTGCGGACTTTCAATTGGCAGAAGCGATGCTTAAGGCATTCATTGCCAAGGTTCAAAGTCGCTGGAAACTCCGTCGACCGAGAATCGTCATTGCGGTTCCCAGTGGGATTACGGAAGTGGAACGAAGAGCGGTTCAGGAGTCCGCCCAGCGGGCGGGAGCCCGGGAAGTCTATCTTATTGAAGAACCCATGGCAGCTGCCATTGGGGTGGGTCTTCCCATCCAAGAGCCGGCGGGAAACATGATTGTGGATATTGGTGGTGGGACGACCGAGGTAGCGATTATTGCCCTGTCCGGCGTGGTGTATTGCCGTAGTATCCGGGTAGCCGGAGATGAGCTGGATGAAGCGATTATGAATTACATGAGGCGGGCGTACAACCTGATGATAGGAGAGCGGACGGCGGAAGAGATCAAGATTCGGTTGGGATCTGCCTATCCCTTGGAAAAAGAGAGTAGCATGGAGGTCCGCGGGCGCGATTTAGTGGCTGGGCTTCCCAAGATTTTGACCATTACTTCCCAAGAGGTCAGGGAGGCGATGGCGGAGCCTGTCTCCGTCATCGTGGAGTCGGTCCGGATCACTCTGGAGCGTTGCCCGCCGGAGCTTTCTGCCGATCTTGTGGAACGGGGAATTGTGCTAGCCGGGGGAGGAGCCCTTCTTCGAGGAATGGATCGTCTTTTGGCAGAGGAGACGGGGCTACCGGTGCACGTGGCCGAAGACCCGCTGAGCGCTGTGGCGGAGGGCACAGGCAAGATTTTGGAGGAGTTTGGGTATTTGGAAAAGATCGCCAAGGGTGGAAAGAGGGGATAA
- the mreC gene encoding rod shape-determining protein MreC, whose amino-acid sequence MGEEDSVPVSEKRRGRIGWTWYVVGSLLLAGLLGTAAPATVHKKLHQWGLEALSPFVWVTETARTAIENFRLGLKTLEETQAEVKVLRQQNAELAMQVSYLKNLAQENARLREMLGFKSSTHYRLLACRVASRDPASWWNTVLIDRGWADDENLTSDLPVVTPRGVVGKTGVVSRNVTEVILLVNENCKIAAITEASQEQGLLVGSGFGGEERPRARLTYVRRNAQVGIGERVFTTGLGGVFPSGLLLGVVAEVPPVDAGKTMGLYREVIVDPIVDLTQLDELFVVVSTK is encoded by the coding sequence GTGGGCGAAGAAGATTCCGTCCCGGTATCGGAAAAGCGAAGAGGCCGGATCGGCTGGACCTGGTATGTCGTGGGCAGCCTTCTCCTTGCGGGGCTTCTTGGTACGGCCGCACCCGCTACGGTCCACAAGAAGTTGCACCAGTGGGGACTGGAAGCTCTTTCTCCTTTTGTCTGGGTGACGGAGACCGCGCGGACGGCTATTGAGAACTTCCGGTTAGGTTTGAAAACCCTTGAAGAAACCCAAGCCGAGGTTAAGGTGCTGCGGCAACAAAATGCCGAACTGGCTATGCAGGTGAGTTACTTAAAAAATCTTGCGCAAGAGAATGCTCGCCTGCGGGAGATGCTGGGCTTTAAGTCCAGCACGCATTATCGGCTGCTTGCTTGCCGAGTTGCAAGCCGGGATCCAGCAAGCTGGTGGAACACCGTGCTGATTGATCGGGGTTGGGCGGATGATGAGAACCTGACTTCCGATCTCCCAGTGGTAACTCCTCGAGGGGTGGTTGGGAAGACAGGAGTGGTTTCGCGCAATGTCACAGAGGTCATCCTTTTGGTGAATGAAAACTGCAAGATTGCCGCAATCACGGAGGCTTCCCAGGAACAAGGGCTCTTGGTGGGTAGTGGTTTTGGAGGGGAGGAGCGGCCCCGGGCGCGGCTAACCTATGTCCGTCGTAATGCCCAGGTAGGGATTGGGGAACGGGTCTTTACAACCGGTTTAGGAGGGGTGTTCCCTAGCGGGTTGCTCCTCGGGGTGGTAGCGGAAGTTCCCCCTGTGGACGCCGGCAAAACCATGGGGCTCTACCGGGAAGTAATCGTGGATCCGATTGTCGATCTGACCCAGCTGGACGAGCTTTTTGTCGTTGTTTCGACGAAGTGA
- the mreD gene encoding rod shape-determining protein MreD, with translation MVQWLILVGVGALSVMLVPLFPLLPWVEVRPYLPLLVVSYAAVRFPLVLSMVLAAFVGALWDVVCSPYFGLHFFLCLFFSFFFSLQTAALGKSGALSFLALVVGASFLYFLGGYLFYLWRETAWRWSMQVLYQAAYAALLTGMCAPLVLLGFDFLLFRDETATLFGKPRQEATHLNDDGNEGSSEQPGG, from the coding sequence ATGGTGCAGTGGCTTATCCTCGTCGGCGTCGGTGCATTGTCGGTAATGCTTGTGCCTCTTTTTCCGTTGCTTCCCTGGGTTGAGGTGCGGCCGTATCTACCGCTTCTGGTGGTAAGCTACGCAGCCGTGCGTTTCCCTTTGGTGCTATCAATGGTTTTGGCAGCCTTCGTGGGAGCCCTTTGGGATGTCGTTTGTTCTCCGTACTTCGGTCTCCATTTTTTTCTGTGCCTTTTCTTTTCTTTTTTCTTTTCTCTCCAGACGGCTGCCCTGGGAAAAAGTGGAGCTCTGAGCTTTCTAGCGCTGGTGGTAGGTGCCTCTTTTCTCTATTTTCTGGGAGGATACCTCTTCTATCTCTGGAGGGAGACGGCGTGGCGATGGTCCATGCAAGTGCTCTACCAGGCGGCGTACGCCGCTTTGCTTACAGGAATGTGCGCTCCTTTGGTCCTCCTAGGGTTTGATTTTCTTTTGTTCCGGGATGAGACCGCGACGCTTTTTGGCAAGCCTCGACAAGAGGCAACCCATTTGAACGACGATGGCAACGAAGGCAGCTCTGAACAACCGGGCGGCTGA